From one Sphingomonas sp. BT-65 genomic stretch:
- a CDS encoding TipAS antibiotic-recognition domain-containing protein yields MRAAQEKARGFSKEKVAQIQAEMEAIRGDFQRLFREGAAPGSEAVQAVTARHYAWVCHSWTPDAAAFAGLGRIYVENPEFRGTYEDGALPGTAAFIAEAMTIYAERSL; encoded by the coding sequence GTGCGCGCCGCGCAGGAAAAGGCGCGGGGCTTCTCGAAGGAGAAGGTCGCGCAGATCCAGGCCGAGATGGAGGCGATTCGCGGCGACTTCCAGCGGCTGTTCCGCGAGGGCGCGGCGCCGGGGTCCGAAGCGGTGCAGGCAGTGACCGCGCGCCACTATGCCTGGGTATGCCACAGCTGGACCCCCGATGCGGCGGCGTTCGCCGGGCTGGGGCGCATCTATGTCGAGAATCCCGAGTTTCGCGGCACCTATGAGGACGGCGCGCTGCCGGGGACGGCAGCGTTCATCGCCGAGGCGATGACGATCTATGCCGAGCGATCGCTCTAG
- a CDS encoding MerR family transcriptional regulator, translated as MRNDMRTVRQVAKAARISVRTLHHYDAIGLLKPGHVGGNGYRYYGRPELLRLQQILFYRELGLPLGEISAILDDPGFDPLTALKGHREALAARIGQYRDLIRTIDRTIASLEKDETMEDNEYYAGIAPETRERWEREAASF; from the coding sequence ATGAGGAACGACATGCGAACGGTGCGGCAGGTGGCGAAGGCGGCGCGAATCAGCGTGCGCACGCTGCATCATTATGACGCGATTGGCTTGCTCAAGCCGGGGCATGTCGGCGGCAATGGCTATCGCTATTATGGCCGCCCGGAGCTGCTGCGGTTGCAGCAGATCCTGTTCTATCGCGAGCTGGGACTGCCGCTTGGCGAGATCAGCGCGATCCTCGACGATCCGGGGTTCGATCCGCTGACGGCGCTGAAGGGGCATCGGGAAGCGCTGGCGGCGCGGATCGGCCAGTATCGCGACCTCATCCGCACGATCGACCGCACGATCGCGTCGCTCGAAAAGGATGAGACGATGGAAGACAATGAATATTACGCCGGGATCGCGCCCGAGACGCGCGAGCGCTGGGAGCGCGAGGCGGCGAGCTTCTGA
- a CDS encoding cation diffusion facilitator family transporter: MHGSHNHSHAGHAHSHGGHSHAPADFGRAFAVGTALNLAFVAVEGAAGLLTGSMALLADAGHNLSDVLGLLIAWGGASLAKLPASRRFTYGLSSSTILAALANAVLLLVAVGAIALEAVQRFRDPPPVEGVTVMIVAGVGILINGATALMFMRGRASDINVRGAYLHMAADAGVSAGVVVGGGLILLTNALWIDPAISLVIVAAILWSTWGLLRDSVTMALHAVPPGIDPEKVEAMLASLPGVTRVHDLHIWPMSTTEVALTAHLLIPEGHPGDAFLEDAQHRLQHDFRIGHATLQIEVGDGDPCRLHNGHGNHGHAHD; the protein is encoded by the coding sequence ATGCACGGGTCGCACAACCATAGCCATGCCGGACACGCCCACAGCCATGGGGGCCACAGCCATGCCCCGGCCGATTTCGGCCGCGCCTTTGCGGTCGGCACCGCGCTCAACCTCGCCTTCGTCGCGGTCGAGGGCGCGGCGGGCCTCCTCACCGGCTCCATGGCACTGCTGGCGGACGCCGGGCACAATCTCTCCGACGTTCTCGGCCTGCTGATCGCCTGGGGCGGTGCGTCGCTCGCCAAGCTCCCGGCCTCGCGCCGCTTCACCTATGGCCTGTCGAGCTCGACCATCCTCGCCGCACTCGCCAACGCCGTGCTGCTGCTGGTCGCGGTCGGCGCGATCGCGCTCGAGGCGGTGCAGCGCTTCCGCGATCCGCCGCCGGTCGAGGGCGTAACGGTGATGATCGTCGCCGGCGTCGGCATCCTCATCAACGGCGCCACCGCGCTCATGTTCATGCGCGGCCGTGCGAGCGACATCAACGTCCGCGGCGCCTATCTCCACATGGCCGCCGACGCGGGCGTCTCGGCCGGCGTGGTGGTCGGCGGCGGGCTGATCCTGCTCACCAACGCACTATGGATCGATCCCGCGATCAGCCTCGTCATCGTCGCGGCGATCCTGTGGAGCACCTGGGGCCTGCTGCGCGATTCGGTGACGATGGCGCTCCACGCCGTCCCGCCCGGCATCGATCCGGAGAAGGTCGAGGCGATGCTCGCTTCGCTCCCCGGCGTCACCCGCGTCCACGATCTCCACATCTGGCCGATGAGCACCACCGAGGTCGCGCTGACCGCGCATCTGCTGATCCCGGAAGGCCATCCCGGCGACGCTTTCCTCGAAGACGCGCAGCACCGCCTCCAGCATGACTTCCGCATCGGCCACGCGACGCTGCAGATCGAGGTCGGCGACGGCGATCCCTGCCGCCTGCACAACGGCCATGGCAATCATGGCCACGCGCATGACTGA
- a CDS encoding HAD hydrolase-like protein, translating into MTEPGAPLRLVIFDFDGTLSDSGNWFLSIVDHLSDRYGFRRVHPDEIEPLRRKSTRDVISHLAIPRWKLPFISRYVRRLFGRNTHQVSLFDGVPDMLAAIEAAGIPIAVVTSNSEANARAVLGPENAARIRWWACGASLFGKAPKFRKVLKVSGIPPHAALSIGDETRDIDAARATGVRAGAVLWGYANPEAFAHLDPDIAFATPQAVIDHVTSAQVHR; encoded by the coding sequence ATGACTGAGCCGGGCGCGCCGCTCCGGCTGGTGATCTTCGATTTCGACGGCACGCTCTCAGACAGCGGCAACTGGTTCCTGTCGATCGTCGATCATCTGTCCGACCGCTACGGCTTCCGCCGCGTCCACCCCGACGAGATCGAGCCGCTGCGGCGCAAGAGCACGCGCGACGTGATCAGCCATCTCGCGATCCCGCGCTGGAAGCTGCCCTTCATCTCGCGCTACGTGCGTCGCCTGTTCGGCCGCAACACGCATCAGGTGAGCCTGTTCGACGGCGTGCCGGACATGCTCGCCGCGATCGAGGCGGCCGGCATCCCCATCGCGGTGGTCACCTCGAACAGCGAGGCGAACGCCCGCGCCGTTCTCGGCCCCGAAAACGCCGCACGCATCCGCTGGTGGGCGTGTGGCGCGTCGCTGTTCGGCAAGGCGCCCAAGTTCCGCAAGGTGCTCAAGGTCAGCGGCATCCCGCCGCACGCGGCGCTGTCGATCGGCGACGAGACCCGCGACATCGACGCCGCGCGCGCGACCGGGGTGCGCGCGGGTGCGGTGCTGTGGGGCTATGCCAATCCCGAGGCGTTCGCGCATCTCGACCCCGACATCGCCTTCGCCACGCCGCAGGCGGTGATCGACCATGTCACCTCAGCCCAGGTGCACCGCTAG
- a CDS encoding cupin domain-containing protein yields the protein MAAQDDELRESARNRGLKLVKSRRRKKGGDFGKYGLTDANGKELFGFGKTGLTARATEIEDYLRGAMRSDWKEAAKGLPKRRPAPKPKPAPKPKLKRLKIANLFAKLPAAKRKEVFTELIAQGGMRIERIVSDGQATPEDKPFVQEADEWVVVLQGSAAIRLEGHEETALKPGDHLLIPGGVKHWVTRTDPDGPTVWLAVHLG from the coding sequence ATGGCCGCACAGGATGACGAGCTGCGCGAAAGCGCGCGCAACCGGGGGCTGAAGCTGGTCAAGTCGCGACGGCGCAAGAAGGGCGGCGACTTCGGGAAATACGGGCTGACCGACGCCAACGGGAAGGAGTTGTTCGGCTTCGGCAAGACCGGGCTGACCGCGCGTGCTACGGAGATCGAAGACTATCTGCGCGGGGCGATGCGCAGCGACTGGAAGGAAGCGGCGAAGGGGTTGCCCAAGCGCAGGCCTGCGCCCAAACCCAAGCCGGCGCCGAAACCGAAGCTCAAGAGGCTGAAGATTGCCAATCTCTTCGCGAAGCTGCCCGCTGCGAAGCGCAAGGAGGTGTTCACCGAATTGATCGCGCAAGGCGGGATGCGGATCGAGCGGATCGTGTCGGACGGGCAGGCGACGCCCGAGGACAAGCCGTTCGTGCAGGAGGCCGACGAATGGGTGGTGGTGCTCCAGGGCAGCGCGGCGATCCGGCTGGAGGGGCATGAAGAGACGGCGCTGAAGCCCGGCGATCATCTGCTGATCCCGGGCGGGGTGAAGCATTGGGTGACGCGCACCGATCCGGACGGGCCGACGGTGTGGCTAGCGGTGCACCTGGGCTGA
- the tgt gene encoding tRNA guanosine(34) transglycosylase Tgt: protein MLPRFDFHIHATDGKARAGTIAMQRGEIRTPAFMPVGTAATVKAMKPQDVRASGADILLGNTYHLMLRPSAERVHRLGGLHGFMGWDRPILTDSGGYQVMSLSELTKRSEEGIVFKSHLDGTRHMLSPERSMEIQRLLGSNIVMAFDELVPTTSTREVQAAAMERSMRWAKRSRDGFDAGGEHAESNALFGIQQGALDEGLRKASADALLDIGFDGYAVGGLAVGEGQEAMFGVLDYAPGQLDAAKPRYLMGVGKPDDIVGAVERGIDMFDCVLPTRSGRTGQAFTRQGPINIRNAKFAEDQGPLDPACACPTCATFTRAYVHHLVRAGEILGAMLMTEHNLWFYQALMADLRAAIAEGRLAAFANDFRATYYGKA, encoded by the coding sequence ATGCTTCCGCGTTTCGACTTCCACATCCACGCCACCGACGGCAAGGCCCGCGCAGGCACGATTGCGATGCAGCGCGGCGAGATCCGCACCCCCGCCTTCATGCCGGTCGGCACCGCCGCCACGGTCAAGGCGATGAAGCCACAGGACGTGCGCGCGTCAGGCGCCGACATCCTCCTCGGCAACACCTACCACCTCATGCTGCGCCCCAGCGCCGAGCGAGTCCACCGCCTCGGCGGGCTGCACGGCTTCATGGGCTGGGACCGCCCGATCCTCACCGATTCGGGCGGCTATCAGGTGATGAGCCTGTCCGAACTGACCAAGCGCAGCGAGGAAGGCATCGTCTTCAAGTCGCATCTCGACGGCACCCGCCACATGCTCAGCCCCGAGCGCTCGATGGAGATCCAACGCCTGCTCGGCTCGAACATCGTCATGGCGTTCGACGAGCTCGTCCCCACCACCTCGACCCGCGAAGTCCAGGCCGCCGCGATGGAGCGCTCGATGCGCTGGGCGAAACGCAGCCGCGACGGCTTCGACGCTGGAGGCGAACATGCCGAAAGCAATGCGCTGTTCGGCATTCAGCAGGGCGCGCTCGACGAGGGGCTGCGCAAGGCCAGCGCGGACGCGCTGCTCGACATCGGCTTCGACGGCTATGCCGTGGGCGGCCTCGCGGTCGGCGAGGGGCAAGAGGCGATGTTCGGCGTGCTCGACTATGCCCCCGGCCAGCTCGACGCCGCCAAGCCCCGCTATCTGATGGGCGTCGGCAAGCCCGACGATATCGTCGGCGCGGTCGAGCGCGGCATCGACATGTTCGACTGCGTCCTTCCCACCCGCAGCGGCCGCACCGGCCAGGCCTTCACGCGCCAAGGCCCGATCAACATCCGCAATGCGAAATTCGCAGAAGACCAGGGCCCGCTCGATCCCGCCTGCGCCTGCCCGACCTGCGCCACCTTCACTCGCGCCTATGTCCATCACCTGGTCCGCGCGGGCGAGATCCTCGGCGCGATGCTGATGACCGAGCACAATCTCTGGTTCTACCAGGCGCTGATGGCGGACCTGCGCGCCGCGATCGCGGAGGGTCGCCTCGCCGCCTTCGCGAATGATTTCCGCGCTACCTATTATGGCAAAGCCTGA
- a CDS encoding pitrilysin family protein, whose translation MRLTRTALYLGAALLPFTAQAQDAAPAPAKEIAVAPLAYTERTLPNGLKVYAIRDTSTATVSVQVWYDVGSKDDPAGKSGFAHMFEHLMFKGTRNLVDEQMDRLTEDVGGYNNASTNSDYTNYYEVVPANHLERLLFAEADRMASLVVDAKVFASERDVVKEELRSRVLAQPYGKLFYVYFPNISYGVHPYARPGIGSIEDLDAATIDDIRAFHATYYRPDNAVLVVAGNFNPAQLDKWVDKYFAGIARPNRPIPRVTTAEPPRTTATRQTVYEANTPLPAVLLSYQLPPDNDPDTPALAVLDGILSGGENSRLYRNLVYRDQLAAQADTFLDTRQQTGSYAMYAILAGGKSAEEGEKAMRREIADLRDKPVSEAELAEAKNEILTASLKSRETAEGKASTLAASIIVSRDPKAADEQLAAIGRVTAADVQRVARKYLGDNQSAALIYLPDAMAKGAKGDTIAVASTVKVAPLVAPSDIVIHTQAAEGKRVAVPAPGPAVSPVIPRATEAKLANGLRVIVVEKRDLPIVTATLVAPAGGTRDPVGKAGTAALAADLLTKGTATRSAEQIAQQVESLGGSIGAGADWDAAFATVTVKADEIDPALTILADVARNPAFAQAEIDRARKQSIDGVTVQLKDPGALSGIVANRAVFGDRAYGNLLTGTPSSLPRITRDDISSAYRRAWNPSQSALVVVGDITSKDAAALAQKLFGDWKTDGLTVSSSERIIPTKPRVVVVDMPGAGQAGVVIARPGIARADKDFYAAQVANATLGVGFTSRLNREIRIKRGLAYGAGSSVDTRKLTGIVSASTQTKNPSAPEVVSLIAAEMKKLGEAPVPAAELDSRKAVLVGSFGRRIERTDGIAGALVDYVADGVPLDTLSTYIPSIQGVDPAEVQAAAKKLLDPSNASIVVVGDAKLFADELRKTHPNLEVIPAASLNLDSAALK comes from the coding sequence ATGCGTCTGACCCGCACCGCGCTCTATCTCGGCGCCGCCCTGCTTCCCTTCACGGCTCAGGCGCAGGACGCCGCCCCAGCGCCGGCAAAGGAGATCGCCGTCGCACCGCTCGCCTATACCGAGCGCACCTTGCCCAACGGGCTCAAGGTCTACGCGATCCGCGACACCTCGACCGCCACGGTCTCGGTGCAGGTCTGGTACGATGTCGGCAGCAAGGACGATCCCGCGGGCAAGTCGGGCTTCGCGCACATGTTCGAGCATCTGATGTTCAAGGGCACGCGCAACCTGGTCGACGAGCAGATGGACCGGCTGACCGAGGATGTCGGCGGCTACAACAACGCCTCCACCAACTCCGACTACACCAATTACTATGAGGTGGTCCCGGCCAACCATCTCGAGCGCCTGCTGTTCGCCGAGGCGGACCGCATGGCCAGCCTCGTGGTCGACGCCAAGGTCTTCGCCTCCGAGCGCGACGTGGTGAAGGAGGAATTGCGCAGCCGCGTGCTCGCCCAGCCCTATGGCAAGCTGTTCTACGTCTATTTCCCCAACATCTCCTACGGCGTGCACCCCTATGCCCGCCCGGGCATCGGCAGCATCGAGGATCTCGACGCCGCGACGATCGACGACATCCGCGCCTTCCACGCGACCTATTACCGCCCCGACAATGCGGTGCTGGTGGTCGCCGGCAATTTCAACCCAGCCCAGTTGGACAAATGGGTAGACAAATATTTCGCCGGGATCGCCAGGCCCAACCGCCCGATCCCGCGCGTCACCACCGCCGAGCCGCCGCGCACCACCGCGACCCGCCAGACGGTCTATGAGGCCAACACCCCGCTCCCCGCGGTGCTACTGAGCTACCAGCTTCCGCCCGACAATGATCCCGACACACCCGCGCTCGCGGTGCTCGACGGCATCCTCTCGGGCGGCGAGAATTCGCGGCTCTACCGCAACCTCGTCTATCGCGACCAGCTCGCCGCGCAGGCCGATACCTTCCTCGACACGCGCCAGCAGACCGGTTCCTATGCGATGTACGCGATCCTCGCCGGCGGCAAGTCGGCCGAGGAAGGCGAGAAGGCGATGCGCCGCGAGATCGCCGACCTGCGCGACAAGCCCGTCAGCGAGGCCGAGCTGGCCGAAGCCAAGAACGAGATCCTCACCGCCTCGCTCAAGAGCCGCGAGACCGCCGAGGGCAAGGCCTCGACCCTAGCCGCCTCGATCATCGTCAGCCGCGATCCCAAGGCGGCCGACGAGCAGCTCGCCGCGATCGGCCGCGTCACCGCCGCCGACGTCCAGCGCGTCGCGCGCAAATATCTCGGCGACAACCAGTCCGCCGCGTTGATCTACCTCCCCGACGCCATGGCCAAGGGCGCGAAAGGCGACACGATCGCCGTCGCCTCGACGGTCAAGGTCGCCCCGCTCGTCGCACCCAGCGACATCGTGATCCACACCCAGGCGGCCGAAGGCAAGCGCGTCGCCGTCCCCGCCCCGGGCCCGGCGGTCTCACCGGTCATACCCCGGGCGACCGAAGCTAAGCTCGCCAATGGCCTGCGCGTGATCGTGGTCGAGAAGCGCGACCTGCCGATCGTCACCGCCACGCTCGTCGCGCCCGCGGGCGGCACACGCGACCCCGTCGGCAAGGCCGGCACCGCCGCGCTCGCCGCCGATCTTCTGACCAAGGGCACGGCCACCCGCTCGGCCGAGCAGATCGCACAGCAGGTGGAGTCGCTCGGCGGCTCGATCGGCGCGGGCGCCGACTGGGACGCGGCCTTCGCCACCGTCACGGTCAAGGCGGACGAGATCGATCCCGCGCTCACGATCCTCGCCGATGTCGCCCGCAACCCCGCCTTCGCGCAGGCCGAGATCGACCGCGCGCGCAAACAGTCGATCGACGGCGTCACGGTACAGCTCAAGGATCCCGGTGCGCTGTCAGGCATCGTCGCCAACCGCGCGGTGTTCGGCGACCGCGCTTACGGCAACCTGCTCACCGGCACGCCCTCCTCGCTGCCGCGCATCACGCGCGATGACATTTCGTCCGCCTATCGCAGAGCGTGGAATCCGTCCCAGTCGGCGCTCGTCGTCGTCGGCGACATCACGAGCAAGGACGCCGCCGCGCTCGCGCAGAAACTGTTCGGCGACTGGAAGACCGACGGTCTCACCGTCTCCAGCAGCGAGCGCATTATCCCGACCAAACCCCGCGTGGTCGTCGTCGACATGCCGGGCGCGGGCCAGGCCGGCGTAGTCATCGCCCGCCCCGGCATCGCCCGCGCCGACAAGGATTTCTACGCGGCGCAGGTCGCCAACGCCACGCTCGGCGTCGGCTTCACCTCGCGCCTCAATCGTGAGATCCGCATCAAACGCGGCCTTGCCTATGGCGCGGGCAGCAGCGTCGATACCCGCAAGCTCACGGGCATCGTCAGCGCCTCGACCCAGACCAAGAACCCCTCGGCGCCCGAGGTGGTCTCGCTGATCGCCGCAGAGATGAAGAAGCTCGGCGAGGCCCCTGTCCCCGCCGCCGAGCTCGATTCGCGCAAGGCGGTGCTGGTCGGCAGCTTCGGCCGCCGCATCGAGCGCACCGACGGCATCGCCGGCGCGCTCGTCGACTATGTCGCCGACGGCGTCCCGCTCGACACGCTCTCGACCTACATCCCCTCGATCCAGGGCGTCGATCCCGCCGAGGTTCAGGCCGCGGCGAAGAAGCTGCTCGACCCGTCGAACGCCAGCATCGTCGTGGTCGGCGACGCCAAGCTGTTCGCCGACGAACTGCGCAAGACGCATCCGAACCTCGAGGTGATCCCGGCCGCCTCGCTCAACCTCGACAGCGCGGCGCTCAAATAG
- a CDS encoding serine hydrolase, whose protein sequence is MQRAMRETGAKGLAIATIDRGRVTWFKAFGVRNAKGDPLTPDTVMYGASLTKAVVGYFAAAMASEKRLDLDRPIAAMLPRPLPDYGNVEGYSNWGDLAGDPRWRVITPRMVLNHSTGFANFAFLEPDGRLRIHFDPGTRYGYSGEGMTLLQFGIERGAGLSLEAELQRRFFKPLGMARTSLVWNPAFASNLADGWDEKGQMEPHDERSRVRAAGSMDTTLRDFATMAAAMVRGYGMSRGSRAGFARGTLPITTAQQFPTLLPDAPPAERPRASAALGVIAFNGPQGAGWLKGGHNDTTANTLVCLERGRRCVLILSNDVRAERAFPALVRAALGETGVPYRWEYPGLPAY, encoded by the coding sequence GTGCAGCGGGCCATGCGCGAAACCGGCGCCAAGGGGCTGGCGATCGCCACGATCGATCGGGGCCGCGTCACGTGGTTCAAGGCGTTCGGCGTGCGCAATGCCAAGGGCGATCCGCTGACGCCGGACACGGTGATGTACGGCGCCTCCTTGACCAAGGCGGTCGTCGGCTATTTCGCAGCTGCGATGGCATCGGAGAAGCGGCTCGATCTGGATCGGCCGATTGCCGCGATGCTACCGCGCCCGCTGCCTGATTACGGCAACGTTGAAGGCTATAGCAATTGGGGAGACCTGGCGGGTGATCCGCGCTGGCGGGTGATTACGCCGCGCATGGTGCTCAACCATTCGACCGGGTTCGCCAATTTCGCATTCCTGGAGCCGGACGGGCGGCTGCGTATCCATTTCGATCCAGGCACACGATATGGCTATTCGGGCGAGGGAATGACGCTGCTGCAGTTCGGCATCGAACGCGGCGCGGGCCTCAGCCTCGAGGCCGAGCTGCAGCGACGATTCTTCAAGCCGCTGGGGATGGCGCGGACCAGCCTGGTGTGGAATCCGGCATTCGCATCGAACCTGGCCGACGGTTGGGATGAAAAGGGGCAAATGGAACCGCATGACGAGCGGAGCCGGGTGCGCGCGGCGGGTTCGATGGATACGACGTTGCGTGACTTCGCCACGATGGCGGCGGCGATGGTGCGCGGCTACGGCATGTCGCGTGGTTCGCGGGCGGGGTTCGCCAGAGGCACATTGCCGATCACGACGGCGCAGCAGTTTCCGACCCTGTTGCCCGATGCGCCTCCCGCGGAGCGCCCGCGCGCTTCCGCTGCCCTTGGCGTGATCGCGTTCAACGGGCCGCAGGGCGCGGGCTGGCTCAAGGGGGGGCACAATGACACCACCGCGAACACGCTGGTGTGCCTGGAGCGCGGGCGGCGGTGCGTGCTGATCCTGTCGAACGACGTGCGCGCGGAGCGGGCTTTTCCTGCGCTGGTCCGCGCCGCGCTGGGCGAGACGGGCGTGCCGTATCGATGGGAATATCCCGGACTGCCGGCCTATTGA